The proteins below are encoded in one region of Sporosarcina sp. FSL K6-1508:
- a CDS encoding AAA family ATPase — MPFTPEQFEEMSGKLGVVKDEIAKFIVGQQEAVEFSLYSILADGHALLEGLPGLGKTMLIRTISEVLDLSFSRIQFTPDLMPADITGTSILERDKEGMQRFAFKEGPIFSQMILADEINRATPKTQSALLEAMGEKTVTVLGETRQMARPFFVLATQNPIEMEGTYPLPEAQMDRFLCKIILPYPAKSELKEIILRTTGPQQIEIQKVMDAEEIVMAQEMVKEVVIADEMINYAVDLVSATQNNSGSSDDWAKYVQYGSGPRGLQSIIRLAKARALLSGRYHVSIADIKTVAKPALRHRILINYEGEAEGVDVDGLIVKLIEEVRQGASVQ, encoded by the coding sequence ATGCCATTTACACCAGAGCAATTTGAAGAAATGAGTGGAAAACTAGGAGTAGTTAAAGATGAAATTGCGAAATTTATCGTCGGACAGCAGGAAGCGGTTGAGTTTTCACTCTATTCGATTTTGGCAGATGGGCACGCACTGTTGGAAGGATTGCCCGGTCTTGGAAAGACAATGCTGATACGAACGATTTCAGAAGTGCTCGATTTATCATTTTCCCGGATCCAATTTACGCCGGATTTAATGCCGGCTGACATTACGGGGACAAGCATTCTGGAACGGGACAAAGAAGGGATGCAGCGCTTCGCTTTTAAAGAAGGACCAATTTTTAGCCAAATGATATTGGCTGATGAAATTAACCGAGCTACTCCGAAAACACAAAGTGCCTTACTTGAAGCGATGGGCGAGAAGACAGTTACGGTACTTGGAGAGACGAGACAAATGGCACGTCCGTTTTTCGTTCTTGCAACGCAGAATCCGATTGAGATGGAAGGAACTTATCCATTGCCGGAAGCACAGATGGATCGTTTTCTTTGTAAAATAATACTGCCGTATCCAGCGAAATCCGAACTGAAGGAAATAATTCTACGAACAACGGGACCGCAACAGATCGAAATTCAAAAAGTAATGGATGCGGAAGAAATCGTCATGGCGCAAGAAATGGTCAAAGAAGTTGTTATTGCGGATGAAATGATTAATTACGCGGTAGATCTTGTTTCAGCAACCCAAAACAACAGCGGTTCTTCGGATGACTGGGCAAAATATGTCCAGTACGGAAGCGGACCACGTGGCCTCCAGTCAATTATCAGACTCGCCAAAGCGCGTGCGCTTTTGTCAGGGCGCTATCATGTATCTATTGCGGATATTAAAACAGTTGCCAAACCTGCGCTGCGTCATCGCATTCTCATCAATTATGAAGGGGAAGCGGAGGGCGTTGACGTTGACGGTCTGATTGTTAAGTTGATTGAAGAAGTACGGCAAGGAGCCTCGGTGCAATGA
- a CDS encoding vWA domain-containing protein, translated as MGFDKLVNGWTVVFPLAVLLYYFFRKRYETTTISSTLFWEQSMRETRVSPYLKNLQRNALFYLQMAALLLLVFILLEPYLNKEEAVGGHAILIVDTSATMLASVEGTSLFERNQKAMKELVTSRPGEPFTIMTTGKEPVIVIREETDGEVITTAIDKLAVTYEHEYMERAIEFAKSITATEGAAVHIYTDSLDRAAFSEGESAVAWTIHGDESPKVNISIDKFGAVKTPEGTEAIIRITNDSDDAQIGAVHIKDLLTGNLLIVETFSIEGEEEVLLSFKELPESKLLRAEIVVEDDYEADNTAYVLLGNETGEAVVDGQLHELVKRAFEAVGLTVTTGSTTEMLAAQDGSIIVTNDVSFLKKGTKPVIIIGRNDKSTEPVAGAVKNTSDPLFTIAGISDVYVSALYPPFKSYTTIATVGDKPFIQKSKRGDIVILADIELTDWPLHPSFPLFVWSTAELLRSETDSLGLFVPNERKAVLSGATENGLEIYTLDDEYVTTIADGSSFIAPTRPGIYKALDGGIEKMFAVQLERSEKELVQGSSYRIGRTENVKGNEEGKKGIGWLFLLPLLLLLLIEWEVQRRRGYPN; from the coding sequence GTGGGATTTGATAAGTTAGTGAATGGTTGGACGGTGGTTTTTCCTTTGGCCGTCCTTCTTTATTACTTTTTCCGAAAACGCTACGAAACGACAACGATATCATCGACATTGTTCTGGGAACAATCGATGCGGGAAACAAGGGTGTCTCCTTACTTGAAAAACTTGCAGCGGAATGCCTTGTTTTATCTGCAAATGGCGGCACTACTACTGTTAGTATTCATTTTACTAGAACCTTACCTTAATAAAGAAGAGGCGGTCGGTGGTCACGCAATTCTTATAGTGGACACATCTGCGACTATGCTTGCTAGCGTCGAAGGCACTTCGCTATTTGAGAGAAATCAGAAGGCAATGAAGGAACTTGTCACAAGTCGCCCGGGAGAACCATTCACAATTATGACAACTGGGAAAGAGCCCGTTATCGTCATACGGGAAGAAACAGACGGTGAAGTCATCACGACCGCTATTGATAAATTAGCCGTTACATATGAACATGAATATATGGAACGGGCGATTGAGTTCGCAAAATCAATCACTGCAACAGAAGGCGCTGCTGTTCATATTTATACGGATTCGCTAGACAGGGCAGCTTTTTCAGAAGGAGAAAGTGCCGTCGCGTGGACGATTCATGGTGATGAAAGTCCTAAAGTTAATATATCCATCGATAAATTCGGAGCGGTCAAGACGCCTGAAGGAACGGAAGCGATTATAAGGATTACCAATGATTCCGATGATGCTCAAATCGGAGCCGTACATATTAAGGATCTACTAACTGGTAACTTATTGATAGTCGAAACTTTTTCTATTGAAGGCGAGGAAGAAGTACTTTTATCGTTCAAGGAATTACCTGAAAGTAAATTATTACGTGCCGAAATCGTTGTTGAGGACGATTATGAAGCCGATAATACGGCCTACGTCTTGTTGGGTAATGAGACAGGGGAGGCTGTTGTCGACGGGCAATTGCATGAGTTGGTAAAGAGAGCATTTGAAGCTGTCGGATTAACCGTTACGACCGGTTCCACGACTGAAATGCTTGCAGCGCAGGACGGATCCATTATTGTGACGAACGATGTTTCATTCCTGAAAAAGGGAACGAAGCCGGTGATAATTATTGGAAGGAACGATAAATCCACCGAACCAGTTGCGGGCGCTGTAAAAAACACATCAGATCCACTGTTTACGATTGCAGGTATTAGTGACGTCTACGTAAGTGCCTTGTATCCGCCATTTAAATCGTATACGACAATCGCGACTGTGGGAGATAAACCGTTCATCCAAAAATCCAAGCGTGGCGACATTGTCATACTTGCTGATATTGAACTGACCGATTGGCCACTTCATCCGTCCTTTCCGCTATTTGTTTGGAGCACCGCTGAGTTATTGCGTTCTGAAACCGATTCGTTGGGGTTATTTGTGCCAAATGAACGCAAAGCAGTTCTCTCAGGTGCAACTGAGAATGGACTGGAAATCTATACGTTAGATGATGAATATGTCACAACAATTGCGGATGGTTCGAGTTTCATCGCGCCAACACGTCCGGGTATTTACAAAGCGCTGGACGGAGGAATAGAAAAGATGTTTGCTGTTCAGCTTGAGCGTTCAGAAAAAGAGTTAGTACAAGGTTCATCGTATAGAATCGGGCGCACTGAAAATGTGAAAGGGAATGAAGAAGGAAAAAAAGGGATTGGTTGGCTATTCCTCTTGCCACTTTTGCTTCTTCTACTTATTGAATGGGAGGTGCAAAGAAGACGTGGATATCCGAATTGA
- a CDS encoding DUF58 domain-containing protein produces MNDELFPNRLANRLGALSIVSRSGRLGHHKGTHRSRKTGSSLDFSDFREYHPGDDLRHIDWNVYARTDKPYIKQYLDEQDMRIHILLDSTKSMGADGKWNYARQLAIALGQLALKSGDTLSFSTWNDGQDTFFRKKGAAHRAAVTKFISAIDDPGSTENFTDRALASIPKAVTVLFILTDGLEEVGKWEHLFRRLPGICGDVRVVTIHSKVEEIPDYEGDIRFVDIESGDGIEVTMTRRAIQDYLEMKSAHEAQMIALARKFGIQLIRAEVTEGVMETVTKKMRHAGWVR; encoded by the coding sequence ATGAACGACGAATTATTTCCCAATAGATTGGCGAACAGGCTTGGTGCCCTATCAATTGTATCCAGATCGGGTCGTCTCGGACATCATAAAGGGACGCATCGTTCAAGGAAGACAGGTTCCTCCCTTGATTTTTCCGATTTCAGAGAATATCATCCGGGTGATGATTTGCGCCATATAGATTGGAATGTCTATGCACGAACGGATAAGCCTTACATTAAGCAATATCTCGATGAGCAGGATATGCGAATCCATATTTTACTCGACTCGACAAAGTCGATGGGAGCAGATGGAAAATGGAACTATGCGCGACAGCTGGCAATTGCACTTGGGCAATTAGCACTTAAAAGCGGAGATACACTGTCGTTTTCAACATGGAATGATGGACAGGATACCTTTTTTCGAAAGAAAGGTGCTGCCCATCGAGCCGCGGTGACGAAATTCATTTCGGCGATAGACGATCCGGGATCAACAGAAAATTTCACTGACCGAGCACTTGCGTCTATTCCAAAAGCAGTAACGGTGTTGTTCATCCTGACAGATGGACTTGAAGAGGTCGGAAAATGGGAACATCTTTTCCGCCGTTTGCCCGGAATTTGCGGTGACGTACGTGTTGTAACGATTCATTCGAAAGTGGAAGAAATACCTGATTATGAGGGGGATATCCGATTTGTCGACATCGAGAGCGGCGACGGCATCGAAGTGACTATGACGAGGCGTGCAATTCAAGATTACCTGGAAATGAAATCGGCACATGAAGCACAAATGATAGCGCTTGCCCGCAAATTCGGTATTCAACTTATTCGTGCAGAAGTTACTGAAGGGGTCATGGAAACAGTAACGAAAAAAATGCGCCATGCAGGATGGGTGCGATGA